The genomic segment ATGGCCACCGCTATGTGGACTTTTGCCTTGGCGACACGGGCGCCATGTTTGGCCACAGCCCGCCGGCGATAGCGCGCGCAATTGCCGCACAGGCCGCGCAAGGCATTACCACCATGCTGCCCGGTGAAGACGGCGTGTGGGTGGCCGAGGAGCTGGCCCGCCGCTTCGGGCTGCCGGTGTGGCAGTTTGCGTTGTCGGCGTCTGACGCCAACCGCTTTGCCATCCGCTGGGCGCGGGCGCTCACCGGGCGTACGCAGGTGCTGATTTTTAATGGCTGCTACCACGGCACGGTGGACGATGTGTTTGTAGACCTGGTGGACGGCCAGCCCCGCACGCGCGACAGCCTGCTGGGCCAGGTGGTGGACATCACCCGCACCACGCGCAGCGTGGAGTTCAACGACCTGGCCGCGCTGGAAGCTGCACTGGCCGACGGCCAGGTGGCCTGCCTGCTGGCCGAACCTGCCATGACCAACATCGGCATGGTGCTGCCCGAGCCCGGCTTTTGGGAGGCGGCGCAGGCCCTGTGCCGCCGCTACGGCACGCTGCTGCTGATCGACGAAACCCACACCATCAGCACCGGGCCCGGCGGCTACACCCGCGCCCACGGCCTGCAACCCGACCTGCTGGTGCTGGGCAAACCAGTGGCCGGTGGCGTGCCCTGCGCGGTGTATGGCTTTAGCGCCGAGGCCGCAGCCCGCGCCGAAGCCGCCAAACGCAACGCACCGCCCGGTCACAGCGGCATAGGCACCACGCTCACCGCGAATTTGCTGACCATGGCCGCCATGCGCGCCAACCTGGCCGAGGTGATGACGGACGCGGCCTACGCCCACATGTCCACGCTGGCGACCCGCTTGGCCAATGGCTTGCGCGCCATGATTGCGCGGCACAACTTGGGCTGGTGCGTCACGCAAGTGGGCGCGCGCACCGAGTTCCAATTCACCCCCACGCCGCCCCGCAACGGCAGCGAGGCAGACCGCATTTTGAACCCGGTGCTGGAACAGAACATTCACCTCTACCTGCTGAACCGGGGCCTGGTGATCACGCCGTTTCACAACATGATGCTGGTGTGCCCCGACACCACCGCAGACGATGTGGACCGCCTGGTAGCCGGCATGGAAGCGTTTGTGGTGGACACTATCGCCCCATGAGCGAAGCCCCCACCCCAGAGACAAGCACCAGCACCGACCAGGACCGCGTGTACACCACGCTGCGCCAGTGGATCACGGTGGGGCGCTTTCTGCCCGGCGAGCGGCTCAAGATCCGCAATGTGGCGGCCGACATGGGCGTGGGCCAGATGCCGGTGCGCGCGGCCTTGCAGCGCCTGGCTGCTGAGGGCGCACTCATCAACGTGCCCAACGCCGGGGTGACCGTGCCCCGCCTCTCGCTGCCCGAGTTTGATGAC from the Rhodoferax potami genome contains:
- a CDS encoding aspartate aminotransferase family protein; this encodes MTQNHTSAFRHLDPQRLTTVRERERAAYAAANPTSHALSQRAAKHLMFGVPLHWMNDWSTPFPLHLAHAQGAQLTDADGHRYVDFCLGDTGAMFGHSPPAIARAIAAQAAQGITTMLPGEDGVWVAEELARRFGLPVWQFALSASDANRFAIRWARALTGRTQVLIFNGCYHGTVDDVFVDLVDGQPRTRDSLLGQVVDITRTTRSVEFNDLAALEAALADGQVACLLAEPAMTNIGMVLPEPGFWEAAQALCRRYGTLLLIDETHTISTGPGGYTRAHGLQPDLLVLGKPVAGGVPCAVYGFSAEAAARAEAAKRNAPPGHSGIGTTLTANLLTMAAMRANLAEVMTDAAYAHMSTLATRLANGLRAMIARHNLGWCVTQVGARTEFQFTPTPPRNGSEADRILNPVLEQNIHLYLLNRGLVITPFHNMMLVCPDTTADDVDRLVAGMEAFVVDTIAP